A single window of Gossypium arboreum isolate Shixiya-1 chromosome 13, ASM2569848v2, whole genome shotgun sequence DNA harbors:
- the LOC108463246 gene encoding germin-like protein subfamily 1 member 7 isoform X1, which produces MDQVLLRCIIVAIFILALASSLTLASDPSPLQDFCVAVNDPKGSVFVNGKFCKDAKLAKANDFYFSGLHIRKNTSNTFGSTVTPVNVAQMPGLHTLGISMVRIDYAPNGGLNAPHTHPRASEILVVLEGTLHVGFVTSNPDNHLISKVLYPGDVFVFPVGLIHFQYNIGNTYAVAFAGLSSENPGVITIANAVFGSSHSIDADILAKAFNLDRKMVKNLQSEF; this is translated from the exons ATTATAGTAGCCATTTTCATCTTGGCTCTTGCATCGTCTTTGACCTTGGCCTCTGATCCTAGCCCTCTTCAGGACTTTTGTGTAGCCGTTAATGATCCCAAGGGCTCTG TGTTTGTCAACGGAAAATTCTGCAAAGACGCAAAGCTTGCCAAAGCAAATGACTTCTACTTTTCAGGTCTCCATATCCGCAAAAACACATCCAACACATTTGGATCAACTGTCACACCTGTTAATGTTGCACAGATGCCAGGACTTCACACATTGGGGATATCTATGGTTCGAATTGACTATGCACCTAACGGTGGCCTGAACGCACCTCACACTCACCCTCGTGCCTCAGAGATTCTAGTTGTTCTGGAAGGCACACTCCATGTCGGTTTCGTTACATCGAATCCAGATAATCATTTGATTTCTAAAGTCCTATATCCCGGAGATGTCTTTGTTTTTCCTGTGGGTCTCATTCACTTTCAGTACAACATAGGGAACACCTATGCTGTTGCCTTTGCTGGTCTTAGCAGTGAAAACCCAGGGGTGATCACTATCGCAAATGCAGTATTTGGCTCAAGCCATTCCATTGATGCTGATATTCTTGCCAAGGCTTTTAATCTGGACAGGAAAATGGTGAAGAATCTTCAATCCGAATTCTGA
- the LOC108463246 gene encoding germin-like protein subfamily 1 member 7 isoform X2 — translation MEALKIIVAIFILALASSLTLASDPSPLQDFCVAVNDPKGSVFVNGKFCKDAKLAKANDFYFSGLHIRKNTSNTFGSTVTPVNVAQMPGLHTLGISMVRIDYAPNGGLNAPHTHPRASEILVVLEGTLHVGFVTSNPDNHLISKVLYPGDVFVFPVGLIHFQYNIGNTYAVAFAGLSSENPGVITIANAVFGSSHSIDADILAKAFNLDRKMVKNLQSEF, via the exons ATGGAAGCCCTTAAGATTATAGTAGCCATTTTCATCTTGGCTCTTGCATCGTCTTTGACCTTGGCCTCTGATCCTAGCCCTCTTCAGGACTTTTGTGTAGCCGTTAATGATCCCAAGGGCTCTG TGTTTGTCAACGGAAAATTCTGCAAAGACGCAAAGCTTGCCAAAGCAAATGACTTCTACTTTTCAGGTCTCCATATCCGCAAAAACACATCCAACACATTTGGATCAACTGTCACACCTGTTAATGTTGCACAGATGCCAGGACTTCACACATTGGGGATATCTATGGTTCGAATTGACTATGCACCTAACGGTGGCCTGAACGCACCTCACACTCACCCTCGTGCCTCAGAGATTCTAGTTGTTCTGGAAGGCACACTCCATGTCGGTTTCGTTACATCGAATCCAGATAATCATTTGATTTCTAAAGTCCTATATCCCGGAGATGTCTTTGTTTTTCCTGTGGGTCTCATTCACTTTCAGTACAACATAGGGAACACCTATGCTGTTGCCTTTGCTGGTCTTAGCAGTGAAAACCCAGGGGTGATCACTATCGCAAATGCAGTATTTGGCTCAAGCCATTCCATTGATGCTGATATTCTTGCCAAGGCTTTTAATCTGGACAGGAAAATGGTGAAGAATCTTCAATCCGAATTCTGA
- the LOC108462885 gene encoding germin-like protein subfamily 1 member 13, giving the protein MKRIRSILIAFGLFAFACSSASAYDPSPLQDFCVAIKDIKNGVFVNGKFCKDPKLAVAEDFFFSGLNRPGNTSNPVGSNVTMINVDIIPGLNTLGISLVRIDYAPYGVNPPHTHPRGSEILLVVEGTLYVGFVTANPDNRLFTKILNPGDVFVFPFGMIHFQFNIGKTAAVAFAGLSSQNAGVITIANAVFGSNPPINPDVLAKAFQLNKNVVKYLQSRF; this is encoded by the exons ATGAAAAGGATTCGCTCCATTCTTATTGCTTTTGGCCTCTTTGCTTTTGCTTGCTCATCGGCCTCAGCATATGACCCCAGTCCTCTCCAGGACTTTTGTGTAGCTATCAAGGACATCAAGAATGGCG TGTTTGTAAATGGCAAATTTTGCAAAGACCCAAAGCTTGCAGTTGCAGAAGATTTCTTCTTTTCAGGCCTAAACAGGCCGGGGAACACATCAAATCCAGTTGGATCAAATGTCACTATGATCAATGTAGATATAATACCAGGACTTAACACTCTCGGTATATCTCTGGTTCGAATCGACTATGCACCTTATGGTGTCAACCCTCCTCACACTCACCCTCGGGGATCCGAGATCCTGCTTGTTGTCGAAGGCACACTTTATGTCGGCTTCGTTACGGCGAACCCAGACAACCGTCTCTTCACTAAAATCCTAAACCCTGGAGATGTTTTTGTTTTCCCCTTTGGTATGATTCATTTCCAGTTCAACATAGGAAAAACTGCGGCGGTTGCCTTTGCTGGTCTCAGCAGCCAAAATGCTGGGGTTATCACCATAGCTAACGCAGTGTTTGGCTCAAACCCACCGATCAACCCAGATGTTTTGGCCAAGGCGTTCCAGTTGAACAAGAATGTGGTTAAGTATCTTCAGTCTCGGTTCTAA